Proteins from a single region of Cystobacter fuscus DSM 2262:
- a CDS encoding caspase family protein, whose amino-acid sequence MSRMISVLLWSALLLVSSVADAAPANANANANANANANNGVRRLALLVGVNDGGPERTRLRYAATDAQSFSQVLGELGGVAPADRVLLLETGRAGLLEGFERMKRLVASSKASGVSRVEVLLYYSGHSDETGLLLQGERLTYGELRRALEGLPADVRIAVLDSCASGAFARRKGGSPRPAFLVDAGSRVTGQAILTSSSEDEASQESDRLGGSFFTHHLISGLRGAADMTRDGRVTLNEAYQFAFHETLSRTERTQRGAQHPAYDIELAGTGDLVMTDLRATSAALVLTDSLQGRLFVRDEAGRLVVEVMKVAGRSTELGLAPGRYRVRRELDGGLSEASFVLSEGRSTQLVTASFSSVLGEATVSRGGSVDEVGEAVPGRRRLAFNFGLAPGVSSNDWFARGAEVENGWALGFMNHATALEGGASLSVLSNAYGDEADGVLATAGVNVVGGGMRGAQLSSLLNVTGRDQGGAQLTAGVNVVGGSMTGAQLAGVVNTVGGTMSGFQASAAVNQARSVSGLQLSLVNVGGDVSGAQVGIINVGRVVRGAQVGLINVADEVHGAPVGLLSFVKQGQLHLELWSSDILLTNVGVKLGGRNVYSTFVGGFDPTDRFQRFSLGAGLGVHIPLGTRFWVDVDAVGSSVHLLREPFAGNNLLAQARAMVGFQILPRLAVFAAPTYNVYFAFSPEERRDMTRFTPRERPLGEGGSMQYWPGIQLGLRI is encoded by the coding sequence ATGAGCCGCATGATCTCCGTCCTGTTGTGGTCGGCCCTGCTGTTGGTCTCCTCCGTGGCGGATGCGGCGCCCGCCAACGCCAACGCCAACGCCAACGCCAACGCCAACGCCAACAATGGGGTGCGCAGGCTGGCGCTCCTGGTGGGCGTCAATGACGGAGGGCCCGAGCGGACGCGCCTGCGCTACGCCGCCACCGATGCCCAGTCCTTCTCCCAGGTGCTGGGGGAGCTGGGCGGGGTGGCTCCCGCGGATCGGGTGTTGTTGCTGGAGACGGGCCGGGCCGGGTTGCTCGAGGGCTTCGAGCGGATGAAGCGCCTGGTCGCGTCGTCCAAGGCCTCGGGGGTCAGCCGGGTCGAGGTGCTGCTCTATTACTCGGGGCACTCGGACGAGACGGGGCTGCTGCTCCAGGGCGAGCGCCTGACGTATGGCGAGCTGCGCCGCGCCCTGGAGGGCCTGCCCGCGGACGTGCGCATCGCGGTGCTGGACTCCTGTGCCTCGGGGGCCTTCGCGCGCCGCAAGGGCGGCTCGCCGCGGCCCGCCTTCCTGGTGGATGCCGGCAGCCGGGTGACGGGGCAGGCCATCCTCACCTCGTCCAGCGAGGACGAGGCCTCCCAGGAGTCGGACAGGCTGGGGGGCTCCTTCTTCACCCACCACCTCATCTCCGGGCTGCGGGGCGCGGCGGACATGACGCGGGATGGACGGGTGACGCTCAACGAGGCCTACCAGTTCGCCTTCCACGAGACGCTCTCGCGCACCGAGCGCACCCAGCGCGGCGCCCAGCACCCGGCCTATGACATCGAGCTGGCGGGCACGGGAGATCTGGTGATGACCGACCTCCGCGCGACCTCCGCGGCGCTGGTGCTGACGGACTCGCTGCAGGGGCGGCTCTTCGTGCGCGACGAGGCGGGGCGGCTCGTCGTGGAGGTGATGAAGGTGGCGGGGCGCTCCACGGAGCTGGGCCTGGCGCCCGGACGCTACCGGGTGCGGCGCGAGCTGGATGGCGGGCTGTCCGAGGCGTCCTTCGTGCTCTCCGAGGGCCGGAGCACGCAGCTGGTGACCGCGAGCTTCTCCTCGGTGCTGGGCGAGGCCACGGTGTCGCGGGGCGGTTCGGTGGACGAGGTGGGGGAGGCCGTCCCCGGCCGCCGGCGTCTGGCCTTCAACTTCGGCCTCGCACCGGGGGTGAGCAGCAATGACTGGTTCGCGCGGGGCGCGGAGGTGGAGAACGGGTGGGCGCTGGGCTTCATGAACCACGCCACGGCGCTCGAGGGAGGCGCGTCCCTGTCGGTGTTGTCGAACGCCTACGGCGACGAGGCGGACGGGGTGCTGGCCACGGCGGGCGTGAACGTGGTGGGCGGGGGCATGCGGGGCGCGCAGTTGTCCTCGCTCCTCAACGTCACCGGCCGGGATCAGGGGGGCGCGCAGCTCACGGCGGGGGTGAACGTGGTGGGCGGGAGCATGACGGGAGCCCAGCTCGCGGGAGTGGTGAACACCGTGGGCGGGACGATGTCGGGCTTCCAGGCGAGCGCGGCCGTCAACCAGGCGCGGAGCGTCTCGGGGTTGCAGCTCTCGCTCGTCAACGTGGGCGGGGATGTGTCCGGCGCACAGGTGGGAATCATCAACGTGGGCAGGGTGGTGCGCGGCGCGCAGGTGGGGCTCATCAACGTGGCCGACGAGGTGCACGGCGCGCCCGTGGGGCTGCTGTCCTTCGTGAAGCAGGGGCAGCTGCACCTGGAGCTGTGGTCGAGCGACATCCTGCTCACCAACGTGGGAGTGAAGCTGGGCGGCCGGAACGTGTACTCCACCTTCGTGGGGGGCTTCGATCCGACGGATCGGTTCCAGCGCTTCAGCCTGGGGGCGGGGCTGGGCGTGCACATTCCCCTGGGCACGCGCTTCTGGGTGGACGTGGACGCGGTGGGCAGCAGCGTGCACCTGCTCCGGGAGCCCTTCGCCGGAAACAACCTGCTGGCCCAGGCCCGGGCGATGGTGGGCTTCCAGATCCTCCCGCGGCTCGCGGTGTTCGCCGCGCCCACGTACAACGTCTACTTCGCCTTCTCGCCCGAGGAGCGGCGCGACATGACGCGGTTCACGCCGCGCGAGCGTCCGCTGGGCGAGGGCGGATCGATGCAGTACTGGCCCGGCATCCAGCTCGGCCTGCGCATCTGA
- a CDS encoding LLM class flavin-dependent oxidoreductase, which produces MFGDRLRFGAFIAPFHALDENPTLALQRDLELVQWLEHLGYEEAWIGEHHSAGYELIASPELFIAAAAERTRSIRLGTGVSSLPYHHPLMLAERMNQLDHMTRGRVMFGVGPGSLSSDAVMMGIPVARQRDRMDEALDVLVRLLRGEEVTHTSDWFQLVNARLQLTPYSRPSIEMAVASQVSPTGARAAGKHGIGLLSLGATTTAGFNALAANWRIAEELARDHGKTVKREAWRLVGQMHIAETRDKAIDQVRFGLEKWLYYFREVANLPLVPDHAGGDPVEAYLATGSAVIGTPDDAIARIHQLTEESGGFGSFLLMAHNWADWEATKRSYELIARYVMPRFQQLNVNRQASMDWARQNKKGFTAQSRAAVGERIASHMEEKGAENIQPDIAEKVRARAAGKKPPG; this is translated from the coding sequence ATGTTCGGAGACAGGTTGCGCTTCGGCGCCTTCATCGCCCCGTTCCACGCCCTCGACGAGAACCCCACGCTGGCGCTCCAGCGCGACCTCGAACTCGTCCAGTGGCTCGAGCACCTGGGCTACGAGGAGGCGTGGATCGGCGAGCACCACTCGGCGGGCTACGAGCTCATCGCGAGCCCGGAGCTCTTCATCGCCGCGGCCGCCGAGCGCACCCGCTCCATCCGCCTGGGGACCGGCGTCTCCTCGCTGCCCTACCACCACCCGCTGATGCTCGCCGAGCGCATGAATCAGCTCGACCACATGACGCGGGGCCGGGTGATGTTCGGGGTCGGGCCGGGCTCGCTCTCCTCGGATGCCGTCATGATGGGCATTCCCGTCGCCCGGCAGCGCGACCGCATGGACGAAGCCCTCGACGTGCTCGTGCGGCTCTTGCGCGGCGAGGAAGTCACTCACACCAGCGACTGGTTCCAGCTCGTCAACGCCCGCCTGCAACTGACACCCTACTCCCGGCCCTCGATCGAGATGGCGGTGGCCAGTCAGGTGTCGCCCACGGGCGCGCGCGCGGCGGGCAAGCACGGCATCGGCCTGCTGTCGCTCGGCGCCACCACCACCGCGGGCTTCAACGCGCTGGCGGCCAACTGGCGCATCGCCGAGGAGCTCGCCCGGGACCATGGCAAGACGGTGAAGCGCGAGGCCTGGCGGCTGGTGGGCCAGATGCACATCGCCGAGACCCGGGACAAGGCGATCGACCAGGTGCGGTTCGGGCTCGAGAAGTGGCTCTATTACTTCCGCGAGGTCGCCAACCTGCCGCTGGTGCCCGACCACGCGGGGGGCGATCCCGTGGAAGCCTATCTCGCCACGGGCTCCGCGGTGATCGGCACGCCCGACGACGCGATCGCGCGCATCCACCAACTGACCGAGGAGAGTGGCGGTTTCGGCAGCTTCCTGCTCATGGCGCACAACTGGGCGGACTGGGAGGCCACGAAGCGCTCGTACGAGCTGATCGCCCGCTACGTGATGCCGCGCTTCCAGCAGCTCAACGTGAACCGCCAGGCGTCCATGGACTGGGCGCGCCAGAACAAGAAGGGGTTCACCGCTCAGTCGCGCGCGGCGGTGGGCGAGCGCATCGCCTCGCACATGGAGGAGAAGGGCGCGGAGAACATCCAGCCGGACATCGCGGAGAAGGTACGGGCCCGGGCGGCCGGCAAGAAGCCACCCGGGTGA
- a CDS encoding carboxylesterase/lipase family protein — translation MRSARPSVVSASSALMGLLACVLASGCAHTPRSENKAREAQDQGPVIADTAQGQVRGATLDGIRAFKGIAYGGPTSGKNRFMPPTRPESWSGVKDALAYGPRCAQRSAIGANVAREVVSALVTPDTKEMSEDCLRLNIWTPNVADGGKRPVMVWLHGGGFVEGSGSAAMYDGTALARRGDVVVVTLNHRLGVLGYLYPGAAAGETWASSGNAGMLDIVAALQWVRDNIASFGGDPGNVTLFGESGGGMKVTLLLAMPAAQGLFHRAISQSGALVKALAPELATTQAGELLAELGLKPGDFAALRELPVDKVLDAQTAMLKKNRGSFSFNSPFTPVADGKVLPGHPFDPEAPAISASVPLLIGTNKDEMTLFLYGQTSLMTDGMARMGMGRIAGDAAGPLFDHYRKTLPEASAKEVLMTAGSDMFRASSLLVAERKAAQQAPVYVYQFNWETPVLDGKLKATHALEIPFVFDNVDLMPSLTGRAPERASLVDQMSTAWIAFARSGNPQHPGIPEWPAYDAERRATMLFDLQSQVRNDPGREERVLWRELLTK, via the coding sequence ATGCGTTCTGCTCGTCCGTCCGTGGTGTCCGCTTCATCCGCCCTGATGGGCCTGCTCGCGTGTGTGCTGGCGAGCGGCTGTGCCCACACCCCTCGCTCCGAGAACAAGGCCCGGGAGGCCCAGGACCAGGGGCCGGTGATCGCGGACACGGCTCAAGGTCAGGTGCGCGGCGCCACCCTCGATGGCATCCGCGCCTTCAAGGGCATTGCCTACGGAGGCCCCACCTCGGGCAAGAACCGCTTCATGCCCCCCACGCGGCCCGAGTCGTGGAGCGGTGTGAAGGATGCGCTCGCGTACGGCCCGCGCTGTGCCCAGCGCAGCGCCATTGGCGCCAACGTGGCCCGCGAGGTCGTCTCGGCGCTCGTCACTCCCGACACGAAGGAGATGAGCGAGGACTGCCTGCGCCTCAACATCTGGACGCCCAACGTGGCGGATGGTGGCAAGCGCCCGGTCATGGTCTGGCTGCACGGCGGGGGCTTCGTCGAGGGCTCCGGCTCGGCCGCCATGTATGACGGGACCGCGCTCGCGCGGCGGGGCGACGTCGTGGTCGTCACGCTCAACCACCGGCTGGGCGTGCTCGGCTACCTGTACCCGGGCGCCGCGGCCGGCGAGACGTGGGCCTCCTCGGGCAACGCGGGCATGCTCGACATCGTCGCGGCGCTGCAGTGGGTGCGCGACAACATCGCCTCGTTCGGCGGCGACCCGGGCAACGTCACCCTCTTCGGCGAGTCGGGCGGCGGCATGAAGGTGACGCTGCTGCTCGCCATGCCCGCGGCGCAGGGGTTGTTCCACCGCGCCATCAGCCAGAGTGGGGCCCTGGTGAAGGCACTGGCGCCCGAGCTGGCGACCACGCAGGCCGGGGAGTTGCTCGCCGAGCTCGGCCTCAAGCCCGGCGACTTCGCCGCGCTGCGGGAGCTTCCCGTGGACAAGGTGCTGGACGCCCAGACCGCGATGCTCAAGAAGAACCGGGGCTCGTTCAGCTTCAACTCGCCCTTCACCCCCGTGGCCGATGGGAAGGTCCTGCCCGGCCACCCGTTCGATCCCGAGGCTCCGGCCATCTCGGCCAGCGTGCCGCTGCTCATCGGCACCAACAAGGACGAGATGACGCTCTTCCTCTACGGACAGACGTCGCTCATGACCGATGGCATGGCCCGCATGGGAATGGGCCGGATCGCGGGAGACGCGGCCGGTCCGCTCTTCGATCACTACCGCAAGACGCTGCCCGAGGCGTCGGCCAAGGAGGTGCTCATGACCGCGGGCAGCGACATGTTCCGCGCGTCCTCGCTCCTCGTCGCCGAGCGCAAGGCCGCCCAGCAGGCCCCGGTCTACGTGTACCAGTTCAACTGGGAGACGCCCGTGCTCGACGGCAAGCTCAAGGCCACGCACGCCCTGGAGATTCCCTTCGTGTTCGACAACGTGGACCTGATGCCGAGCCTCACCGGCCGCGCCCCCGAGCGCGCGAGCCTCGTCGACCAGATGAGCACCGCGTGGATCGCCTTCGCCCGCTCGGGCAACCCCCAGCACCCGGGCATCCCCGAGTGGCCCGCCTATGACGCGGAGCGGCGCGCCACGATGCTCTTCGACCTCCAGTCCCAGGTGCGGAATGATCCGGGCCGCGAGGAGCGCGTGCTCTGGCGGGAACTCCTCACGAAGTGA
- a CDS encoding hydroxyacid-oxoacid transhydrogenase, with the protein MGCCHHYQTVAEGCDSAFTVDTSRVTFGRGCLAEVGERARALGMTRVALFSDERLARLPFFQTVLQSLKAAGLDVVPYTHVHVEPTDQSILEAARFAAEARPDGYVSLGGGSVIDTCKGANLYATHPADFLAYVNAPVGEGRAVPGPLKPHIACPTTSGTGSEVTGITIFDLLSLGAKTGIASLRLRPTEALIDPDCTATLPGEVTAASGMDVLSHALESYTARPYVRRPAPARPSLRPMSQGANPWSDLGCREALRLMGQYLERAVADAEDREAREQLMWASTLAGIAFGNAGVHAPHGMAYAVAGAVRDFRPSGYPQEEPLVPHGMAVIVNAPAVFRYTAEVSPERHLEAAQWLGADVRGATPEDAGEVLAGRVLQLMRAVGMPNGLSGVGYTEADVDTLTEGAFPQQRLLQNAPREMSKPVLSGLFRQALRYW; encoded by the coding sequence ATGGGCTGCTGTCATCACTATCAGACGGTCGCGGAGGGCTGTGACTCGGCCTTCACGGTGGACACCTCGCGCGTCACCTTCGGCCGGGGCTGCCTGGCGGAGGTGGGCGAGCGGGCCCGGGCGCTCGGGATGACGCGCGTGGCGTTGTTCTCGGACGAGCGCCTGGCCCGGCTGCCGTTCTTCCAGACGGTGCTCCAGTCGCTCAAGGCGGCGGGCCTGGACGTGGTCCCCTACACCCACGTGCACGTGGAGCCCACGGACCAATCCATCCTGGAGGCGGCGCGCTTCGCCGCCGAGGCGCGGCCGGATGGCTACGTCTCCCTGGGCGGGGGCTCGGTCATCGACACCTGCAAGGGCGCCAACCTCTACGCCACGCACCCGGCGGACTTCCTCGCCTACGTCAACGCGCCCGTGGGCGAGGGGCGCGCGGTGCCCGGTCCGCTCAAGCCGCACATCGCCTGTCCCACCACCTCGGGCACGGGCAGCGAGGTCACCGGCATCACCATCTTCGATCTGCTGTCGCTGGGGGCGAAGACGGGCATCGCCTCGCTCCGGCTGCGGCCCACCGAGGCGCTCATCGATCCGGACTGCACCGCGACCCTGCCGGGCGAGGTGACGGCCGCCAGTGGCATGGACGTGCTCTCCCACGCCCTGGAGTCCTATACGGCGCGGCCCTACGTGCGCCGCCCCGCGCCCGCGCGGCCGAGCCTGCGGCCCATGAGCCAGGGGGCCAATCCCTGGAGCGATCTGGGCTGCCGCGAGGCGCTGCGCCTGATGGGGCAGTACCTGGAGCGCGCGGTGGCGGACGCGGAGGATCGCGAGGCGCGCGAGCAACTGATGTGGGCCTCCACGCTGGCGGGCATCGCGTTCGGCAACGCCGGAGTCCACGCGCCCCATGGCATGGCCTACGCCGTGGCGGGGGCGGTGCGCGACTTCCGGCCCTCGGGCTACCCACAGGAGGAGCCCCTGGTGCCGCACGGCATGGCCGTCATCGTCAATGCCCCGGCGGTGTTCCGCTACACCGCGGAGGTGAGCCCCGAGCGACACCTGGAAGCCGCGCAGTGGCTGGGCGCGGACGTGCGCGGGGCCACACCCGAGGACGCGGGAGAGGTGCTCGCGGGCCGGGTGCTCCAACTCATGCGCGCGGTGGGCATGCCCAACGGGCTGAGCGGGGTGGGGTACACCGAGGCGGATGTCGACACGCTCACCGAAGGTGCCTTTCCCCAGCAGCGCCTGCTGCAGAACGCCCCCCGGGAGATGAGCAAGCCCGTGCTCTCCGGACTGTTCCGTCAGGCGTTGCGCTACTGGTAA
- a CDS encoding acyl-CoA thioesterase, with product MSDAETAKHYRYFLPITTRWMDNDAYGHINNVTYYSYFDTVANHYLIHEGGLDILASPVIGLVVESKCAYHAPLAYPDALRAGLRVDKLGNRSVTYGIGIFKQGEERAAAHGYFVHVFVDRHTRKAVAIPERLRTALERLLPA from the coding sequence GTGTCCGACGCCGAGACCGCCAAGCACTACCGTTACTTCCTGCCCATCACCACGCGGTGGATGGACAACGACGCCTACGGCCACATCAACAACGTCACCTACTACAGCTACTTCGACACGGTGGCCAATCACTACCTCATCCACGAGGGAGGGCTGGACATCCTCGCGAGCCCCGTCATCGGCCTGGTGGTGGAGTCCAAGTGCGCCTACCACGCGCCGCTCGCCTATCCGGATGCGCTCCGGGCGGGGCTGCGCGTGGACAAGCTGGGCAACCGCTCGGTGACGTATGGCATTGGCATCTTCAAGCAGGGCGAGGAGCGGGCCGCCGCCCACGGCTACTTCGTGCACGTCTTCGTGGACCGGCACACCCGCAAGGCCGTCGCCATTCCCGAGCGCCTGCGCACGGCGCTCGAGCGGCTCCTGCCGGCGTGA